The Clostridiaceae bacterium genome includes the window TGCCACCGGTTGCAATTACTGAATTTGCAGTGTTCAACTTAAGTATAATCTTTTCCTGTATATTCAGGAAAGCCTCCCGGCCTTCTTTAGCGACTATATCTTTTAGCTCTCTTCCCTCAGCTTCTTTTATTAATAAATCAGTATCAATAAACTTCCTTTTCATAATACCAGCAAGAGTTTTACCTACCGTACTCTTTCCTGAACCAGGCATTCCAATCAGAACAATATTAGACTTTTCCAAACAATCCCTCCTCCTTATCCCTGTTCTCGTTTATACTCTTTATTCTTATGTTCATTATTTCCATCTTCCTCGTTATAATCTGTCCCATTTTGGGTCTATTTCTGTGGAAACAGCCCTGTAACCCTTTGCCATCAGAATAGCGTCCAGCAGCGCAATTCTGACCATGGCTTCGCAGACAGGATATATTCTGGGGCAGAGAGAAGGATCACTCCTGGATGCAAATAAATGAGTCGTATTACATGGCTTCTCAATATCCACTGTTTTTTGTTCCTTCATAATTGTAGGGGTAGGCTTTACTGCAACACGAATGCGGATTTCCTCTCCGTTTGAAATACCGCCGAGAATTCCTCCTGCCCTGTTTGTTACAAATCTTATTCTCCCGGATTCTTCGTCATAATAGGGTGTGTCATTTGCCTCAGAACCCTTAAGACTGGAAAATCCGAATCCTTCTCCAAACTCTATACCTTTAACTCCGCCTATGGACATTATTCCATGAGCTATGGTAGCACTCAGCTTGTCAAAAACCGGTTCACCAAGCCCTGCGGGCACACCTCTCGCAATAACCTCAACAACTCCGCCGCAGGAATCTCCCTGGGATTTCACTCTAAGAAGGTCTTCTATCATCGCCTTTGCAGCTTCTTCATCAGGGCAATTTATCTCATTTTTTCTGTAATTATTTTTTGCCATTTCATAGGTTATGGGTTTTGCTTTAATTCCATGGGATTCTGTAACAAACCCGATAACGTCAATGCCCATTCTATCTAAAACAGCTTTTGCCACAGCTCCACCGGCAACTCTTGCAGCAGTTTCCCTGCCTGAGGCGCGGCCTGCTCCTGCCCAATCAGCAAATTGTCCGTATTTCTTATAATATGTATATGAAGCCTGGCCAGGTCTTATAAAGTTCTTATTTTTTCTGTGCTGCTCAATATGGATATCTTCTATATCACTGTTAGGAATTATCATACCCACCGGAGCACCTGTAGTAAGATCTCCTTCCATGACTCCGGAAAAAATAAACACCCTGTCTTGTTCCTTTCTAGGTGTATGCAGGGAGGATTGTCCCGGCTTTCTTTTGTCTAATTCTTCCTGAATTAATTTATTTGTAATCTTTATTCCAGGTGGAACACCATCCACAATTACCATTAACCCGCCATATAATTCCGCAGGTATATCCTTAACTTTACGGAATCCTCCTCCATAGGACTCCCCAGATGTAGTAATCCTGAAAACCCTGCCAAATGTATTCCCCATCATATATATACAACTCCTTTTGCCTCTTACTTCATATTAGTTTCGAACACCCTTGACTGAACCGGAAGGTCAGGGACGATTTTCCGAAGCAAAGGGACGGTTCTCCTGCTTCGAAGCATAGGGACGGTTCTTCTGCTTCCGGTGTTTCCGCATTAATCTATTATTTCAATTTCACCGCCACAAGATTTAACTAATTCAACAAAATCAGGAAAAGTTACATTTATAGCTTCAGCTGTATCAATAATAGTTTCACCTTCCGCATTTAAGCCTGCTACCGCCAGCGCCATAACAATACGATGATCACCATGGCCTTTCACTTCACAACCTTTTAGCCTGCTTTGCCTTATTATGAGTCCGTCAGGAAGCTCCTCCACATCTGCACCCATCTTTTTCAATTCTTTATACATAACGTTAATACGGTCTGTTTCTTTTAGTCTGGCCTGGGGAACATTCACAAGTCTGGTTTCTCCTTCTGCAAAACATGCTGCCACCGCTAAAGCCGGCAATGCGTCAGGAATTGAATTCATGTCAATTTCTCTTCCTTTAAGTCCATTTCCCTGAACAACCACAAAATCTTTATGTATACTTACATTAGAACCCATATCTTCAAGGATCGAAAGTACTGTTTTATCTCCCTGAGGATCAGTAATGTCCAGATTATCAATGGTTATCTCTCCTTCTGATATAGCAGCCATCACCATGAAAAAAGTCGCTGAAGAAAAATCTCCCGGAATAGTAACAGAAAAAGGCTTGTATGATTGATTTCCTTCTATAAAGAATTCTTTAAAGTTATTATTTTTATACCGTATACCCTGCCTGTCAAGCCACCACATAGTCATTTCCACATAAGGTATTTCATTGAGCTCTGTCAGCACTAATTCCGTGTCACGCTCAAACAAAGGTGCATTTATAAGTATGGATGAGAGATATTGGGAAGTTACAGAACGAAGGCTTGTAGTTCCTCCCTTTATTCTGCCTTTTACAACTACAGGACACATGCCATTTCCTCTGGTAGAAAAGGTTGGAGAACCCAGATTGTTCATAGCCTCTATTAAAGAAGCCATAGGCCTCCTCCTGATTTGTTCGTCTCCCGTAAATACAGAATACCCATCTCCCAGGGCAGCAGTTACAACTCCAAACCTCAAAGTTGTTCCTGAATTTCCTACATCAATAATATTCTCAGGAGTAATGGGCTTACCTCCAAAGCCTC containing:
- the aroC gene encoding chorismate synthase codes for the protein MMGNTFGRVFRITTSGESYGGGFRKVKDIPAELYGGLMVIVDGVPPGIKITNKLIQEELDKRKPGQSSLHTPRKEQDRVFIFSGVMEGDLTTGAPVGMIIPNSDIEDIHIEQHRKNKNFIRPGQASYTYYKKYGQFADWAGAGRASGRETAARVAGGAVAKAVLDRMGIDVIGFVTESHGIKAKPITYEMAKNNYRKNEINCPDEEAAKAMIEDLLRVKSQGDSCGGVVEVIARGVPAGLGEPVFDKLSATIAHGIMSIGGVKGIEFGEGFGFSSLKGSEANDTPYYDEESGRIRFVTNRAGGILGGISNGEEIRIRVAVKPTPTIMKEQKTVDIEKPCNTTHLFASRSDPSLCPRIYPVCEAMVRIALLDAILMAKGYRAVSTEIDPKWDRL
- the aroA gene encoding 3-phosphoshikimate 1-carboxyvinyltransferase produces the protein MLLKVRKSSVSGRIRVPGSKSHTIRALFIASLSKGQSEIVHPLISNDALSAVKVCEALGATIEKTEDRFIVRGFGGKPITPENIIDVGNSGTTLRFGVVTAALGDGYSVFTGDEQIRRRPMASLIEAMNNLGSPTFSTRGNGMCPVVVKGRIKGGTTSLRSVTSQYLSSILINAPLFERDTELVLTELNEIPYVEMTMWWLDRQGIRYKNNNFKEFFIEGNQSYKPFSVTIPGDFSSATFFMVMAAISEGEITIDNLDITDPQGDKTVLSILEDMGSNVSIHKDFVVVQGNGLKGREIDMNSIPDALPALAVAACFAEGETRLVNVPQARLKETDRINVMYKELKKMGADVEELPDGLIIRQSRLKGCEVKGHGDHRIVMALAVAGLNAEGETIIDTAEAINVTFPDFVELVKSCGGEIEIID